The Platichthys flesus chromosome 5, fPlaFle2.1, whole genome shotgun sequence genome contains the following window.
GTCCACAACTGATCTTCACACTGACACTCACTTGGACTCGGTGTCGAGCTGTTCTTCCAGCTGAGCGATCTTGGACTCCAGGAGGGTGATGGAGGATTTATACTTAGACTTGATGGTTCCCTCaagctcctgcagcttcagTTTCTGCTCCTTGTTCTGGCGATCGAGCTGGGAGCGAGCCCCCTCCAGCCGCTGAGAGTTGCTGCGCTCGCTGGCCAGTTCTGTGGTCAACTGTTCAGTCTATTGCCAGAGAGAAAGTAGTGATCTCAGTCACACTGGTTTTGTTTCTTAACATTTTCCTCATTTTTGGTTctcattctgtttttgttttgattaaaatTGAGTTTCTATTGTCCTCTTCCTTTATATGTTGCGGTCGTTCAACATATGAGATACTGCACGCCCTCACCTGCAGTGTGGCTCTCTTCAAACGGTCATTGATCATCTCTGTGTtgagctgctcttcctccacctcctcctccagctgggtGATACGAGCATCCAGTCTCCTTTTCTCATCAGCCAGCAGAGAACTGGCAACAacatgtgaggaggaggagaagtgataACTTGCATATTGAGACAAACTTATGGATTTGCTTTTACTGCATAAAACGACCATGCATGCAAGTTCAAATCGATGCCATTAAGTTTTTGGTTCCTACTTTTTGGAGTTACTGCTGTTAACCTCTTCCTGGagctcatctctctctgtctgaaccTGTCTCTTGAGTCTCTCTGCAGTGGCCATTtcctggaggaagaagaagatacaTATTGTATATTAAGACTTCAGATGTTGTTTGGATGGtttccagtaaaaaaaaaagagatatgtGGAAATTTGAGCCAAGTTAAGATAAAGTCAAAAAAGAAACTTGAATGGCGGTGTTCTAATGCcattataaacacaaatatctttaaatataaatcatccCTTTACGTGTTTTGTGACCTGTCTGGTTTTAATGCAGCATTTGTTTCAATCAAtcacaagaaaaacaacctggAACCTTGACACCAGATGGCAGTGTTGGATTGTGGTAGTTTGTGTTAAATGATAAAGTGCATATTGTTATTGTATATCAATAGGAAATGATGTGCTATGATTGCCATACATCAAAAATCAGCTGGATCAATGCAACCTGTAAATACATTCCTAAATAATTTCCTCCTGAGTCAAATGATTTCAATTCCACGATAGTCATTTTTATATGTGAACGTAATTGGAAGTAACAAACACCGACCTTCTACCTTTTACTTTAAACAAATACAGCCAGCTTTTTTCCATAGTTACATACGTACATCTTGGAAGTGCAGGGCGTCTGCCTCCATGGCCTTGAGCTTCTTCTCAGTCTCTTTGGCTCCATTGATGGCTTCATCTCTGGACAaacgcagctcctccacctccctcatctGGTCTTTCATCAGGGCCTGGAGAGtggacatgcacacactgaagTTAGACACCCATCACTCTGAAGGGTattcaatctgtgtgtgtaggacttcatttataaaatatattaatttagaGTTTAGGTTTTCAACCTTATTTGTCTGCAGCTCaattcaaacaaatacagaacaGATGTGCATCAATTTCTAAGGCAATAATGTATGGATGTAACATTTTATGGTGTTGAGATCTGAATTTGCACAATACGTGATTATTTTACCTGGAGTTTCTTCAGCTGTTTGAGGGCCTCATCACGACCCTTGTTGGCAGTGTCGATCTGGACCTCAAGTTCTACCATGTCCAGCTCCAGTTTCTTCTTAGATGAGAGCGCCTGAGAACGCTGCCGACGTTCTTCCTCCAGCTCGACCTCCATCTCACGCACCTGAACAGAGTCAAATCATGATTCACTGCTTCTAGCAAACAATGAAAATGATATTTACAACCCTTCAAGTatttgtgaaaaaaagaaagaaaactcaTAGTGCATGTCAGACAGTATAGGTTCCTCTCCTTTACCTGTTTAACaagctgtttcctcttttcctctccctgctcATCTCTGGCCAGCAGGTCTCGGTCAAACTGAGCCTTCATAGCCTGCATGTTGACCTCAAGACGCAGTTTGGCATCTTCTGTGGTCTGCAGctcatcctccagctcctccagctgaacTTTCATCTCCTCCAGTTGTTGCTCCATGGCACGCTTTGACCTTTCCAGCTCATGAACCTGACAAGGATGCATCATACATATTCAGTGTTTCTCTCGGGCAAGAACAAGAGGCAGTAATAGAGAAACAACCAactgtagttttttttccaaattgcTTTTTGCTTATTTTCTCTTACGCTCTTGCCGACATCATCCTTGGAAGAGACCAAATCTTCCATCTCAGCTTTGAAAACCTTATTGGCCCGGTCCAACTCGTTCTTCAGGTCCGTCATAGCCTCCAGCTCACGGGCCAGCGTCAGCGCTCGTGTTTCCTTCTCCCTGGCCTCAGCTTCGGCCTTGTCACGCTCCTCAGCGTACTGAGTAGAAATGGTTTTCTCTTCTGCCAGCATCTAAGAGAGGGACAAGGATTAGATTAGGAAGGGCAGTCAAGAATCAaaatttcaaaatgtatatttttgatGAGCAACAATCAATTTTTCTAATAATCGAGGGGATATATTTAACTATATAACTTTAATCTGATCACAAAACAACAAGACCTCCTTATTgtttaaaacatcaaactggGCTCACATGGTTAAGAAAGGTtaatagaaaaagagaaaatacgATATTCAACATTTTGTATGAACGAAACTACACGGTTGACATTATACCTGGTCAaacttcctctgcttcttctccaAGTTTGAGACGGTCTGCCTCAGGTGGTCCTGGTCCAATAGGAGATCATCCAACTCCTGCTGCACACGAGTCTTGGTCTTATCCAGTTTGTCGTAAGCGGAAgatttctcctccagctgcagaatCATAGTGTCCATCTCCCGCTGGACTCGCTTGCGaccctcctctgtgctctccagGTTCAAAGCCTCctgttccagcttcttcttcatctctgccAACTAAGGACATAAAAGAGGAGGAATCAGAAAGGCTGAAATATGGGAAAGTTAAGCAGCATAAGTGACCCTTGAGGAAAGTATCAAAGCGAATGTGCAATAAGAAGAAGTCCGACGTTTTCCAAAGACTTAAAAGATGACACTGTGGACCAACCTGGGCCTGCAGAGTGGAGACCTGCTTCTCCACGTTcttcttgctctcctcctcttcctccagcatGTCCCGCAGGCTGTTCTGCTCGCTCTCAAGCTGCCTCAGCTGGGAGGAGAGCGCAAGCTTCTGACGAGTCTCGTCTTGGAGCAACTCCTGGAgttcagagaagagaaaagaagagtcATGAGAAGCTCCTGTGAGCAGTTTTACCACTGTCTTAAGCCTTAAGAAGCATCTTAGAGATGTATCTTCCATGGACACTCAATATATTGAAAGTgcatgataaataataaaaaaaagaagctctgtaTGTTTTTGTATTCAGTTTTGACAGAATAATGTAGTCAATTATGTGTTAAGTATTAGGGCCTGGACACCCAAGCTGCAGACAAATTTTGAAATGGTAGTTGAGTTCAGTCATGTTGGCTGAGCGGTCTACCCTTTCGGGTTTGGTTGGCTCTGTCAGTTTTCTCTAAAAATATGTTAATTTAGCAGGCTGCGAAGTTGTGTCACAATAGTGTGTGTCCATTATTTACAATGtaaaagagaaacaacaaaccaTCTCTTGAACTAATGCATGCTTAGAgtgttttgtatatatttatgatatTATTACAAGATGTACATAGAGAGAAAATAGTAACAACACTAGTGCCCACCATGTGGGGAtgcgtttgtgtttgtacctgtgtgtcctgcagctgaGACTCGAAAGAAGAAAGGTCTTTGCTGGATTTGGTGTTCTTGACCTCTGCTTCACTCAGGACGGAGTTAACATTGTCCAGCTCCGACTAGACCCCAGACAAAAAAGACAATTGAATTGGGAAATAACATCccaaacatcacattttaaaaaccatcACAAGTGCTCACACACTCCTGCACCTGTGAACCACCTCTCAGAGATCAGTACCTGTATCTTTGTCAGCTTGCTGGCGAGATCCTGCCTCTGTCGCTCACTTTCTGCAAATTTGACCTGCAGCTCCTGAACCTGGGACTCAGCCTTCTTGCGGCGGTGTTCGGAGTCTCCCTTTCCTTGCGTCAGAGTCTTTAGCTCGATCTGCACTTCGTTCCATTCGCTCTCCAGGGCCTGCTTGGCTTTCTCCACTGATACCTTGTTCTACAGGAACACGTGAGGCATGTTACTGGTGCTGTTCAGAACAGTGTTAAGCTCGGGTATTGCTCTATTCTGACACAGCACTAACCCTTTTGGCCTGTTCCAGCTGCTCGTTGAGCTCGTCAAATGCCTGGTTGTGCTTAAGTCTCATGTCGGCCATCTGCTGCTCGTGGATCTTTGCCTCTTCCTCCAGTGTCTTCTTCAGTTGGGTGACCTCTGACTCTCGCTTCGACCTGGAGGGAGAAAATGTCAACGAATAAAGAAagagatggggaaaaaaagagaaacaaaatctATGTAGCATGTTGCCCTCAGTCTTTGTAGAACGTatagtaaataaagatggaaaatgtTTCTCCACTTGTGCCGATAACATCATGAGTCTGTGCAGTAACGACTGAGGGATGGAGCAGAGGCATCGATTTCCCGCCGATACACATGCTCCACCAACCATGAGTCCATCCCAGCCGTCTATCATGACTGTTCAACATGTTTTTGTAGGATCAAATATCGAAATAAATCCAAACTTACCGAGAAAGATTTGAGCATAAGAAACATTTGAACATTCAAAACCATTAGAGAAAAATGTAATAGTTTGGTCCTTGTCccctccactaacatggagcagCCAGAGTTTATGACCTATGCTGCCATGTCTCCCAtcttatatacagtctatgtttatTCCACATGGTCCCAGTCTCGCCTTCTAACTCTGTATGGAGTAGTATACACAGCCATCCAGTATGGCCCTCTATAAATTCAGCCAACtaatcatttagttttttttccaaattgtAAAAACGTAAAATGTCTACATAAGCTTGATGATTACCTGAGCTCCTGTTGTGCTGCCGTGGAGTCCAACGTGTCCTCCAGCTCAGTCTTGagagcctccagctcctctcccagGTCCCTGCGGTGTTTCTCAGCCTTGGCGCGTGCTTGCCTCTCCAGCTCCAGATCCTCCTGTAGCTCCGAGATCTGGGCCTCCAGCTCTCTGATGTTCTTCTGGGCTGTGTTCTTGgccgcagcctcctcctctatcCTGCAgttgaggagagggagaggaggaaatgagacTGACAGGCACTTTGGGTAAACGTTCTGGGGTGGGAGAGATTCAAATGGGATGATGTCCCCAAACAAGtgatttttaaaatgcaaagttaaCATTTGCTACAGTGGGGGTCATTTTCGTTGATTCTAAAGTTTGCCTACTGCCACTCAAAGTACACTTTTCCACTGGAACGTTACCTTATAGGTAAATCAACAGAAAGCTAACCTGGCCAGGGCAGCATGcagttcctcctctttcttgGCCAGTTGAGCTCGGAGCTCAGCGATCTGAGCCTGCAGGTCTGCCAACTGGTCGTTGAGCTCCGTGGAGTCTCCCTCAAGTTTACGACGGTTCTTCTCCAACTCCTGACgcactttctcctctttcctcagaCGATCTACAGGAGAgaatacagaaacaaaaaacattgaatttaatattttaatttgcaaTTACTTGCTAGGGTATAATACGAGCATAATACTTTTTATTGGTGTAATTGGTTGTTCAGTatccaaaaatatgaaataatgaaaaccaGATGCTTGCCTTCCAAATCAGTGATCATggcttcatgtttatttttgagtTTCTGTAAACTTTTAgacttctcttcctcctcagacatGTTAGTGGTGAACTCAGAGATCCTGTCCTCCAGCAGTTTCTTCTCCTGAGGTCATATAAAAACAAGCaaaattgaatttgttttcacaggtgcaaatatttgtttctgctgcactgAATATTTCCGGTATTCACAGAAATACTCTAAAGCACTGGTTCAAAATTAGTGTGTTGTACAAGACCTTGTTTAGTTTGCTGTTCTGGTCATCCAGCACCATGACTTCCTCCTCAATCATCTTCATCTTGGCTTCCATGGTGACCTTCTCCAGCTGAAGCTTCTGTCTggccgcctcctcctcatccagctgctgctccagatcCTGGATGAACAACCCAAATAATCTGCATTGTTAATGcattcaagataaaaaaaataaaaaataacattctGCATCCCAGAGTACTGACCGTGATGTTCTGCtgcatcttcttcctctctgtgtgcatctgattgcctctctcctcctcctcctcgaggCGAGACTCCAGGTCATGAAGGATCTCCTCCAGTTCCTGCTTCCTGGTGGCCAGACGAGATCTCATCTCCTCAGCCTCGGCACACAGCTCAGTCTCTGCCTGGAGCTGCTCTTGAAGAGCCAACTTCTCAGCACTCAGCTATCAGAGGGGAGTCGAAGTCAGAGAAAGAATGGATTATAACATCAGAATAATCCATCAATGATGGATGGACCATAATGATGTGTGTAAGTGACAGATTTTAAGTGCTGCAACAATCTCAGAACTCTCGGAAGAAAACCTGCAAGTAAATTGTTCTTCTTCACAAATCTAGAAAACCAGACTGGATTACGCTCACACGGGCTCCTACCTGTTGCTGCTTGGCTTCGAACTCTTTGATCTGCATCTCCGCGTTcagttctctctccttcaccttctccagctcttcttctttggccagcatctcctcctcctgccgaGTCACTTGCAGCAGAGGCTTCACCTACAGGAAAAAATGAAAGTTCATCCAACATTACTGAAACAGAGGGATTGTGGGATTGAAATAGCACTCTCACAGGAAACTactaaaaaaagtaaaaataatagtttcagaggaaaatgtatttatcatcCTAATTATTGTACAGGAGCACTAGATAACAGTAATAGGAAAGTGATCAACACGTTTTCAATATCTAAATAAAGAACTACATACTGGGACAATTGTGTTAAAATAAACTGCTGTTCGTAGTTTCACCTTTTGGAGCAGAAATGTAACAAATGATTACAAACATAACCGAAAGCACTAAATGTCTCCATAACCTAATATATGCCTTAAGGTGTAACCGCTGCCTGCTCCAGAATTACAGATAGAAATTAAGATAAAATATCAAGCAATTCATTATAGAATTAAAAATACTTCTAAGTTGCATAATAGTTTTCCTTTGTATTCATCATAAAAGTACTGCCTAAATCTGCCTGGATGCATGTGTGCAAATTATCCGACACACAATTCTTATTTATGTGCTTTTTGTTGTGAAGagtttttatctgtgtttgcAAAATAATTGATCTATCAAAATGCTGTATATTACTGAGATTTGTTATGGTCATGAGTCATGACCATGACCTAGCATGGTTGGATCTACTGCTGCTTGAAATACAATTAAACTGTAACTTCCTTCATTCATCTCTTACCTTAGTGAAAAgcctccaccactgccagttCCGGAGTTTGAGATAAGCTACACAGTTTCTCTGGATAACTTTCATTGCTGTTAGCTGGTGCTGTCTCTTGGCAAAGCCCctagagagaaataaaacaaagcacatCATTTAAACATAATATAAAAGAGTACAGTATAAAGAATTTACATATGTTGACTGATAAAGAATATTTTTGGTGCGAGTGGAGTTTTCATACTTGCGGGACACATATCCTCTGCACCACGCCTGGAAGCTGATGATGACATCAGTGATCTTtatgtctctctcctcctccaggtgagcCAGGACTCCAGCTCTGAAGAACACTTTACTCTGACCGATGCGGTACAGATTGGGGTCCAGCTCTAAAGCTGTAATCTGATACGGAGAAGAGAGAGGTGACTTAGCGAAGAGTCCAACAAGGTAAAGAGAAGAAGTTTCCCCTCATAGGAGGAGCTGTTCACTTCTGAAAATGAGAAACTGTTATTACCATGAGCACGCAGGCCTGCTTGCCGTCCATAAAGCCCTTTGGGATAGCACTCGGAGTGAGAATTTCATACCTGAGAGACAGACGAGCAGAATTAAATAACAAAGGAGTAGTTTTCCACAAAAAGTATACCGACTTTTTTTGTTCATACTTGTTTGCCTGGGTCAAGCGTCAGTATGTGTCACTATTATAAGTTAtgtaaatgtctttgttttaccTTAGAGGGATATAAACTGAAAGTGAAATtcctttttgtgtatttaagtCTCTTTCAAAAACAAGTTTGGGGACATTTCCTGATGAGACCTAAGTTGCTGTCGTGCTGCGTCCGTCTATATGCTGTGTAAActtatgtgttttttgtgttgtgacATCTATACCCTTGGAGGAAGGGACAGGTGCCTCTTTTAACTATCAGTGTCAATCAGCAACCCTGAGCTGCCTAttttgcaaaaagaaaaaagaaaacatctgctgTTCGTTACCTCTGTCTGAACTCCTGGAAGACGATGCGGTTGGGGAAGCCCTGTCTGCAGATGCGAATCCCCTCCAGGACTCCATTACACCTGAGCTGGTCCAGAACCAGGTGAGACTCCAGTTTACCAGCCTagagggagaaacaaacaaaggcaACAATAAAAGATCTGTTAATGTTATGTCTCCTATTGTTTTATTGGTgtatgttaacatttttttctttaatacaGTTAATTTTGTGCCGCAGACATTATTAGTTCATCAAATTGAATTTTGCGTCACAGTAGAACCCGACACTTTATTGATTAGTGAGTGTCGTCCTCAGTACCTTCTTCTCGTGGTTGGGGATGATGCAGCGCACAAAGTTAGGGTTGGTGTTTCTGAGTGTGGTCATCAGGTTACCCAGCTGCTCCTTGTACAGTTGGCCCACAGTGCGGAACATGCCCTTACGGGCTTTTGACGCCCCATGAATGGAGTCTGACATTCCTGCCACTTTATCCAGGCCGACAATACGGTCCACTGTGgggacacacaaaaagaaaa
Protein-coding sequences here:
- the LOC133953795 gene encoding myosin-9-like translates to MTDADQFLYGDRSGVNNPMAQADWATKKLVWVPSEKLGFEVGSVKEEHGDECVVELADSGKKVKVNKDDIQKMNPPKYNKVEDMAELTCLNEASVLHNLKERYYSGLIYTYSGLFCVVINPYKYLPIYSDEIVNMYKGKKRHEMPPHIYAITDTAYRSMMQDREDQSILCTGESGAGKTENTKKVIQYLAHVASSVKSKKEQANAVLSHGELEKQLLQANPILEAFGNAKTVKNDNSSRFGKFIRINFDVNGYIVGANIETYLLEKSRAIRQAKEERSFHIFYYMLSGAGEKLRTELCLEDYSKYRFMSNGNVTIPGQQDKDLFTETMDAFQIMSIPEEERTGLLKVVSAVLQLGNMSFKKERHSDQASMPDDTAAQKVCHLLGVNVTDFTRAILNPRIKVGRDYVQKAQTQEQAEFAVEALAKASYERMFRWLVMRINKALDKTKRQGASFIGILDIAGFEIFELNSFEQLCINYTNEKLQQLFNHTMFILEQEEYQREGIEWSFIDFGLDLQPCIDLIERHAGPPGILALLDEECWFPKATDKSFVEKVVQEQGKHPKFQKPKKLKDDADFCVMHYAGKVDYKADEWLLKNMDPLNECVASLLNQSTDKFTADLWRDMDRIVGLDKVAGMSDSIHGASKARKGMFRTVGQLYKEQLGNLMTTLRNTNPNFVRCIIPNHEKKAGKLESHLVLDQLRCNGVLEGIRICRQGFPNRIVFQEFRQRYEILTPSAIPKGFMDGKQACVLMITALELDPNLYRIGQSKVFFRAGVLAHLEEERDIKITDVIISFQAWCRGYVSRKGFAKRQHQLTAMKVIQRNCVAYLKLRNWQWWRLFTKVKPLLQVTRQEEEMLAKEEELEKVKERELNAEMQIKEFEAKQQQLSAEKLALQEQLQAETELCAEAEEMRSRLATRKQELEEILHDLESRLEEEEERGNQMHTERKKMQQNITDLEQQLDEEEAARQKLQLEKVTMEAKMKMIEEEVMVLDDQNSKLNKEKKLLEDRISEFTTNMSEEEEKSKSLQKLKNKHEAMITDLEDRLRKEEKVRQELEKNRRKLEGDSTELNDQLADLQAQIAELRAQLAKKEEELHAALARIEEEAAAKNTAQKNIRELEAQISELQEDLELERQARAKAEKHRRDLGEELEALKTELEDTLDSTAAQQELRSKRESEVTQLKKTLEEEAKIHEQQMADMRLKHNQAFDELNEQLEQAKRNKVSVEKAKQALESEWNEVQIELKTLTQGKGDSEHRRKKAESQVQELQVKFAESERQRQDLASKLTKIQSELDNVNSVLSEAEVKNTKSSKDLSSFESQLQDTQELLQDETRQKLALSSQLRQLESEQNSLRDMLEEEEESKKNVEKQVSTLQAQLAEMKKKLEQEALNLESTEEGRKRVQREMDTMILQLEEKSSAYDKLDKTKTRVQQELDDLLLDQDHLRQTVSNLEKKQRKFDQMLAEEKTISTQYAEERDKAEAEAREKETRALTLARELEAMTDLKNELDRANKVFKAEMEDLVSSKDDVGKSVHELERSKRAMEQQLEEMKVQLEELEDELQTTEDAKLRLEVNMQAMKAQFDRDLLARDEQGEEKRKQLVKQVREMEVELEEERRQRSQALSSKKKLELDMVELEVQIDTANKGRDEALKQLKKLQALMKDQMREVEELRLSRDEAINGAKETEKKLKAMEADALHFQDEMATAERLKRQVQTERDELQEEVNSSNSKNSLLADEKRRLDARITQLEEEVEEEQLNTEMINDRLKRATLQTEQLTTELASERSNSQRLEGARSQLDRQNKEQKLKLQELEGTIKSKYKSSITLLESKIAQLEEQLDTESKERGQACRLVRRSDKKLKEVLLQVEDERRNTDQYKDQAEKTNSRMRQLKRQLEEAEEEVTRVNAKCRRLQRELEEATESTDVMNREVSTLKSRLRRGDGNLNPRRAYSRTGLESDEDVDVLAETTENTIE